tttgtctaaCTTAAGTTGAAACAaactttaaaaagtaaaaaaactttttgaatGTTGTGGTctttaaactaaagatatataAGATGCACTAAAATGTCTCttaatcttgtgatcttaaatatgtatatggaaagttgaaattaaaaagttgtcaaaagaaaaaaaaagcattCTTTTTAAACGGATTAAATgaaaagtaaaacaaacaaattgaaattggACTACGGGAGCATTGATCATCCCTCAAAAGATTAAGTAGTactacaagaaaagaaaagcagAGACATACCAAAATATGGGAACATTGGGGGCCGGCATGAAATTTGTTATATTGCATTTTAATCCTCAGGAAATTTCTTTTGTTCCCAATATTATTAGTTATAACAAGACTATTTAGTTAGATCCAAAGAGATTTTCATATTTAACTATTGCTTAGAATAAGTATTTTGCCAGATTAGAGAACCCAAGCCTGGTAACTGGGTTCGTTATCTGTAATAAGTTAATTGTGCCCTTTTGCAGATCTACTTGACTTGATCATTAACAAACATGACCAATGGTTCTTATATCAGTTAATTAGTACAACATTTTATATTAAGCCCGAGAATCACAACCTGGAATCTGGATTCTTGCTAAACACTGCACTTGCCTCTGCATGTGCCTATATTAGCTTTAAACTAATcctaaaataaattgaagtgTGAATGATCAAAGAAGTGAGAAAAATTTTGATCTTCTTTTCTGTTTCTCTTCAGGTGGAATATCCTGTCGATATATCTGATAATCCAGATGAagctttcaaaaaatataaatacacaaCTTACAACTTTACATTAGCAACATATTGGTCACCATTTTTGGTGTCAACAAAAGAAGCTGATGCAGATGGTCCAAGCCATACTGGAGTTTACAATCTTCACCTTGACAAAGCAGATGAGAAATGGACCACTGAAATTGAAAGATATGACTACGTCATCTTAAATGCAGGCCACTGGTTTGCCCGGATCAGTGTATACTTTGAGAACAACCAACGAGTTGGCTGCCGGTACTGTGGTATACCAGATGTTTCTGAACTCCCTATTACCTATGCCTACCAAAAGGCATTCAGAACTGCTCTTAAAGCGATCAacaatttagaaaattttaaggGGGTGGCAATTCTTAGGACTTTTGCACCTTCTCATTTTGAAGGTGGGGAATGGAACAAGGGAGGTAATTGTGCAAGGACAAGGCCATATGGAAGTAACGAGACTGCGTTGGAGGGTCAAAGCTTGGAACAATACAGGATCCAAGTTGAAGAGTTTAAGGCTGCAGAGGAAGAAGGGAAGGGGAAGGGGAAGAAATTCAGATTGATGGACACAACACAAGCCATGTTGTTGAGACCAGATGGTCACCCAAGTAAATATGGGCATTGGCCAAATGCCAATGTTGTATTATATAATGACTGTGTTCATTGGTGCTTGCCTGGTCCTATTGATTCTTGGGCTGATATTTTGTTTCATATGTTCAAGATGGAGAGCACCAAATCCCTAGAGGAAAAGCTTGAATGAGAGAGCCAAATCATACAATGTACTCTGATTTTTTTAGTTgcttcatttatttttagaatgGTTGTGAATTACAGAGGAACTCTGTTACATGGATCGTTATGGTTGAGTTGCAAATGTAACTATAGTACTGTTAGAAAAGTTGGGGCAAAAGAAGCCTTGTTGAATTTTTATAGAGCTGATGATATTTCTGCCCCATTATTCAAAGGTATATGGTTCAAGTTTACCAAAGTCAGCTCATTACTTGCAGGAATGGAATATTTCTGGTAAGACAGGGACTCATATTGACGGAATTACAAGACATGGTTACGTTACTGAAGATATTTTTTGCATGGTGGAACTTGGAAGCAGTGGTTTTGCCGTGGTAAGGTATGGTATTGAAAACTTCGATTTCATAATTATGGCTTACGTTTTTTAAAATTGctatattattatcattccaAACCCAAACCTCGCCAATTGGGGGCTTGTTGTATATTACTACTGTCGACTCTTTTGGATTTATAGgttgaagaaacaaaaagtttcgtTTTTTGTTatgaagttcaatttttttgagatcAAGGAAGACATATTTATTAATGGTGAATGACAGAATGGGCAAACAagcttcaatttttttctattttaatggTGCAGGTACATATGGACGTTTTGTACTTCGATTTTATTCATTCGAATTTCAATTTTGGATTTTTCAAGAGTGTACCAACTACCGAATACTTGTACTAATTCAATTCCGTTTTATACTGTTTGTTCTTTTAAAGTTAgctttttcaatatttaattaaatgaaatgacaTAATACACAACAGCCAGCACTAATCAGTAAGCAGCAGCTGCGGACAACTAAACAGCAACAGCAACGACGAAATTATGAACTGAAAATTTGAGAGGCAGCACTATAGTATGAGGTAATTAGGGATTTGGACTAATTTAAAATTGGGCATCGACATATCAGATTAGTTCGATTAGATTTAATTTCGATACTCATGCCTACCTtatgtgaaagaaaaaaaaaaggaaaggactaaaaaaaaatgaggttGAAATGGTGAGGTGGAGATAACTAATCTGCAACCGCACGTTATGCgtaataaatttttcaaatcaCTAGCATGGTTAAAATGAGCCACCCAACTCACTGACAAGCCTCATACCTTGTTAATGTTATAGTACCATCACCATAGCATATTGTACCaccaccttttctccctcaacccTTTTCCCTGCCTAGGTATTAACAAATCCACAGAAGCTTCGTGTGACACAAAGCTCAAActcatttataaaaaatgaatactTCTAGGCGGTGAGAACATTttactattcaaattttttggATTAATTATTTTGTAGAGGGTCCAAATGACAAGAAAAAATTAGGATTATCAAGTCACAAGTGTCAACATACATGAGAAAGTGCTGTCCCCTTAATTCATGCACTCTGCATCTTTAACAACTTACTTTTCTCCGTGATTTCTGTCAGCTACTACtactttctttttgaaatttcaatagAAGAAAATTAATCCTCAGAAATGGACCCTCCCTTTGGGAAATACTCCACTTCAGCTCAAAAAACCCCAagtatatttatacttttaattttaGCAGTTGTTGTTCTGGGTCTTATCCCTCTATACCACCCATTTAATTGGTACTCAGGAGGCTTAAGAATCCGAAATCCGTCTGAAATTTCACCCACGTACTTCCCTTTGGAGGAGCAGAAGATAGAGTTTAAAGAAGCAGAGAAGTGTGATGTTTTCAGTGGAAAATGGATCTGGAATCCGGATGCTCCATATTATACGAATGTGACTTGTACTGAAATCCATGACCACCAAAACTGTATGAAGCATGGAAGACCCGATAGTGATTATTTGAAGTGGAGATGGAAGCCTAATGAGTGTGAGCTGCCAATTTTCAACCCGTTTCAGTTTTTGGATTTGGTCAGAAACAAGTCGGTGGCAATTGTGGGTGATTCAGTTGGAAGAAACCAAATGCAGTCGTTGATATGCCTCTTGTCCCGGGTATTATTCTCTTCCTCTGAATTTTCTGTTGATAGTAGTGCTGATTTAAGCTGActgaaaatatatttcaaattagttgtttttttacaaaattattttattttttaaacaataagtgtgatattcataatttttttttaaaaaataatttgatccATAAAGTATTGTGCTTTAATAAAGTTTGAAAtgctaaataataaatatgatgtaaataatttattcaaatacttatatcaataattatttttatgactcAAACATCTAATctatattatcaataaattaagataaaaagaaatataggaTTAATGAGGAATATGGTCATCAACAGTAAGGTGATGGAAGGGAGCCCTTGGAGGAATCAAAGTCTAGTCACAAACCActatcaaattatattatagtAACCATTTAActacaaattattgaaaataataatctttTGTCCTTAATTCTCGGcgaaatttttaataaaatagtcaTTCTCATGCCAGAAATGGTTTCCTTCTGGtccaaaaaaaagtttttttttcttatttcattactcaatacctaaaaagaaattaaaataaagaaaagcaTTACTACAAGAAAAGAACAATAGAGACTAACGACAATAGGAGGAACATTGGGGGCCAGCGTCAAATTTGTCATATTGCTTTTTAATTCTCAGAAAATCTCTTAGGGTCCCCAAAATTATAAAGAGATTTTCtccttaaaatatataatgcttaaaaaaaacaatgtgAAAAATGTCGATACAAAATCAAGATGATTATGCCCGATTTGTTTGACTAATTAAACCATTAATCAACAATTATTGACAGTAGTCCTTATATTAAACAATTTATTTCCGGCAATTGCTGCCGACGCTTTGGGCTTGTTTGGTACCAATATGGGGATTTAACAgtgtataaataatttttgaataaactAATATCTCTAATTAAACATAGGATAAATAactctatattttatttcaggattattaatttctaaataaaaatcaaagaagTGATAAAAACAATTGATCTTCTTTTTGTGTTTATAGGTTGAATATCCTGTTGATATTTCTGACAATCCAGATCAATCTTTCAAAAAGTACAAATACACAACTTACAACTTCACTCTAGCAATGTATTGGTCACCATTTTTGGTTTCAATAAAAGAAGTAGATGCAGATGGTCCATGCCATACTGGACTCTACAATCTATACCTAGATGAAGCAGATGAGAAATGGACCACCAAAATTGAGGGATATGACTACATTATCTTAAACGCTGGGCACTGGTTTGCGCGGTGCAGCATCTACTATGTAAACAACCAACGAGTAGGGTGCAGATACTGTGGAATACCAAATGTAACTGAACTTCCATCTACCTATGCCTACCAAAGGGCATTCAAAACTACTCTTAAAGTCATCAacaatttagaaaattttaaggGTGTCGCTATTCTTAGGACATTTGCGCCTTCTCATTATGAAGGCGGGAACTGGAATGAGGGAGGTGATTGTGCAAGGACAAGGCCATATGGAAGTAATGAGACCGCGTTGGAGGATCAAAGCGTGGAGCAATACAGGATCCAAGTGGAAGAGTTTGAGGTCGCGGAGAAAGAAGGGAAGATGAAGGGGAAGAGATTCAGATTAATGGATACAACGCGAGCCATGTTGATGAGACCAGATGGTCACCCAAGTAAATATGGGCATTGGCCAAATGAAAATGTGGCAAATGACTGTGTTCATTGGTGCTTGCCTGGTCCTATTGATTCTTGGTCTGATTTCTTGTTTCATATGTTCAAGATGGAGGCCATCAGATCCCTTGAGGAAAATCTTCAATGAGAGAGCAAAATTTACAATGTACTCtgatttcatttatatttaggATTCATGTTTCAGTCATCTAAAGAGGAACTCTGTTTCTTGGATATATAGTTATGTTGCCGTGAAGATGCAACCATAGCCctgttttaaaaaatgttgGAAAAAGACGTCGCTTCTTGAATTTTATAGAACTGTCGATGTTTTACTAAACGCATTAAGCACATGCAAAGTTTACAGGAAAAGAATTAATGTAAAGAGAGGTTACGAGGATTGGCATTTGACTGAGGTCTAGGAAGAATAGAATATACACAGATCTTATCCTTATCTTGACAGATAAAGAGATTACTTTGAGAAAGCAAACTAATGAAAGCAATTCAGGAGAGGAAAAGCAGTATAAAATATGAGTAAATATAGTAAGAGTGCTTTTGGTATGATTTTTGTTTGATGAattcaaagttaaaatatttggtTAAACCTCAATTGTGGAATATGTTTGCTCCAAATAAAAGGTTTGAATTTTTTCCCAccaaataagaaaaagtaaCTTTCATAAGCGGAAGTTTCATTacaaatatttcaaagtaaCGTTAATCCATAATACTTGTTTCAATCAACATGACCATTATTGCCAtctttttattctaaaaatattcaagaaaacATGTATTATACTCCTACACAATGTCACTATTTTAAACGAGACAGctactaatataataataataattttaaaaaaaacaattatacatAGAAAACCCACAATCAATCACCTAACTCTTATTATTTCTCAACGAAAGATAATACAGATTTACCAAAAAAACAATGTTTATAGAAATTATGAAAACTCCTTATTCTAGAATATATTTGAAGCTATTTTCCGTGTAGTATTCGAACTAGTTTAGGAAAATTCGGTGAAGCCTGCGGTCCCCTCTTATTTGGTCCATTGCAAACATAACACTACTCACTAATCATCACATGTTTCTTATTCCTGGGGCCTACTTCAATACTCAAACACTATACATTTATACTCATACCCCATGTTATTAATCATCACATAATTGTTATTCCTTTGGCCTACTTTAATACTCAATCAGACATCAATAATTGTGAACAATATTTTAATACTAAAACAATAATAGtatgtttttcatgaaaaatttgaattcCTTCCTAAAAAATTCTACACCACATATCATTAGATTGtgtattgaattttgatttgtaaatcttaatgaaatgatttctTTTATGTGCTTAAACAATGATGCTAATTTTATAACAGTTGCAAAACAAATTACAAGGCAAAAGTTTGTACAAGCACTCATTAATTTTTGGGCAGactaatttctatatttttcccTTTCTAATGATCGTGTTATTCATTCGTTTGAGACATGTCTTTCAATTCGTTTAAGATGCACTTAAAATACGATCATTTGAGAAATGAATTTAAAACTTGATAAATGATAAGTTAGATCGCATAAGCAACAACCATAAAACAGTACTAGGGTACATTTAGGGGAAGGATCGAACCATtagaaatcataattttattctgtatttttataagaaattattttccaaaCTCGAATTTGTGACCTCCTGATTATACGAGagaatttaatgaaaagatTCCCTGCATATGGGACCAACTGTAGCCCACAAGTCACAAGGCAACAATATAGGGTCAAGTTAGTTAATTGAATGTCATATCTTAATATAGAAAGTAGGTCCCTCCAATGGAAGACAAGTCACCAATAGGCTAAATCTATTTGATCAATTTGCACTGTTACAGTAGTTCAAATTTAGAAGTTTCTGATTATATTACCAATTTCTCGATTTTTTCGAATCATTCGTAAAAAACTATAATCaaggtaaaaataaataaaacatgtttTACCTAATGATTAATGAAGTATACTATACTTTGATGAAAATTTGCAGAAAGAACAAGAGTTTGACAGCTAAAACTGACGATTATACTAACACTAATAACTCAATAAGATTTGTCCtcttttgaataatatataaataaataaaatagaatgcCAGCTGCTAAATCCACTCTTATTGGGTATGTTTGTCTTgcaagagaaaaataaaagttgttCATGAATcacaatcaaaattttattttaattgaaataaatatttcaattttcaactcTTATGATACGTACTCTTCTGAATTATTAGTgttcttgttgtttttttcttgttgtattATCTTATCACATAAAAGTAGGACATGTTAGAGACCAGTACACACTTTTTTCAAGTGGATGGTCACTTCGTCCGAACCCTCTAcgtcgaaaaattatattaatagatattaaattattatgtatatttatttttttatattttgaatttgttgGTGAAAAATCAACTTTCAAATTTGGAATCCTAAGCCCTAAgggaactattttttttaattaatggcGGATCACACGTGAAAACTAAGTACTTTATGAAAAGGCAAAAATAGTGCAGAGATAAGAAGAAGCTAATTAAAAGCAATGCAAAGTACTCAGGATATATCATCATTCAGCTAATTGCCACCAAGTTACGCCATGTTTAAGTCTCCAACAACctattttttacctttttcctCTGCAAGTTATTGAAATTGGAtaacataatcattattcaattaCTTCGTCCGTCTCAAAATAAGTGTTGTTCTATCTCATTTCATTTCATGtgcattaagaaaaataataaatatacctATTTATTAGATAGAATTTCTTTTGAGAATCATCCACTATTAAGAAGAAGTGTTTTGTTAATATACTCGGAAACAATTACTACTATTTTTGTCCTGAATGCTTAAAGTAACTTATTTTGGGACAAAAAAAACAAGTACTAATTAAGTAAGGCTTTAGGGTCGGTATCAGTAAGTTGTGAATAAGTTCTATTAATGATAGTAAGACATTTCGTGTGAACCTAGAAAAAGATGGtttaagaaaaggaaagatAATTGAAGTTTACTATGTATATCTATTAAACATACAAGTTATGTTAAAACATTCAGATAAACCTTTGTAGCAGAAATGTGGTTctcaatatattatattttacattaatttGGTCTCCAACTCTCAAGAATCTAGTGGTTTTCACTATCTGTTGAAGTATAACAGGTAATGTTTCACTTTAATGACAAAGCATGTACAACTCAACATGTACATATAATATGCTTCTAGTTACAATTATTATATTGTAGAATCAGAGtattattcaattttgaaagagtcttatcaacataataataatcatttagTCCATAataccaaacatataaacaGTAAAAGTAGCTTATTTCTATCATTGATAGTCCTATTATATAACTTGCTCACAAAAATTTGATCTTTGTAACATCACTTGCAGATGAAGGGTGGTGTAGCAGAGTTGTTTGATAGCTTTAGAAAAGTTGTTCTACCAATCGCGACGTTACTGCTTTTACTCAAAATTAGCTACTCTTCATTTGATTCTACCACTGATTCTTTGCTGCAAAATCTTGAATCAAGTCAAAATGGATCAATCCCTCTTGATCAGCCAGAGCAAGTTTCTCCAGGAATTACTAGTGCTAGTCCTAGCACTAACTATTCGGCGAAAACAGGGATAAGGCAGCAAACATGTAACATCTTTGTGGGAAAATGGATACCATATCCAAAGGGACCATACTATACAAATGAAACAAACTGTGTGATCGATGATCGACAGAATTGTATGAAATTTGGAAGACCGGATAGTGATTTCATACACTGGAGATGGAAGCCAAATGATTGTGAGCTTCCACTGTTTGATGCTACTCAATTTCTGCAAATTGTTCGTGGAAAAACTTTGGCTTTTGTTGGAGACTCTCTAGCAAGAAATCAAATGCAGTCACTGGTGTGCCTTCTATCTAATGTAAGCATTGAGTTTTTGTGCTTCTATGTTTTGTGCTATGCCTAAATTTCATCATTCTATGATATATAGTTACTACAATTGTTTAAAACATGCTAAATGTCATAATTCAGATAACAGAATTGGCAAAATCATCAGCTAATATGTTTATATCTCAGGCGTCCATTCCTGTAGACGTATCGGAGACTACAGACACAAAATTCAGGCGATGGTTGTATAAAGATTACAACTTTACAATCATGGCCCTCTGGTCTCCGCAG
This window of the Solanum pennellii chromosome 2, SPENNV200 genome carries:
- the LOC107011308 gene encoding protein trichome birefringence-like 19, whose translation is MELPFGKYSTSTQRTPRIFLLLVLAVVVLGIIPLYHPFNWYPADLAAQHPSEISPNYHAAEEQKIKIKEPETCDIFTGEWVWNPDAPYYTNMTCYAIHEHQNCMKYGRPDTDYLKWRWKPNGCELPIFDPFLFLDLVRNKSLALVGDSVGRNQMQSLICLLARVEYPVDISDNPDEAFKKYKYTTYNFTLATYWSPFLVSTKEADADGPSHTGVYNLHLDKADEKWTTEIERYDYVILNAGHWFARISVYFENNQRVGCRYCGIPDVSELPITYAYQKAFRTALKAINNLENFKGVAILRTFAPSHFEGGEWNKGGNCARTRPYGSNETALEGQSLEQYRIQVEEFKAAEEEGKGKGKKFRLMDTTQAMLLRPDGHPSKYGHWPNANVVLYNDCVHWCLPGPIDSWADILFHMFKMESTKSLEEKLE
- the LOC107011310 gene encoding protein trichome birefringence-like 19, yielding MDPPFGKYSTSAQKTPSIFILLILAVVVLGLIPLYHPFNWYSGGLRIRNPSEISPTYFPLEEQKIEFKEAEKCDVFSGKWIWNPDAPYYTNVTCTEIHDHQNCMKHGRPDSDYLKWRWKPNECELPIFNPFQFLDLVRNKSVAIVGDSVGRNQMQSLICLLSRVEYPVDISDNPDQSFKKYKYTTYNFTLAMYWSPFLVSIKEVDADGPCHTGLYNLYLDEADEKWTTKIEGYDYIILNAGHWFARCSIYYVNNQRVGCRYCGIPNVTELPSTYAYQRAFKTTLKVINNLENFKGVAILRTFAPSHYEGGNWNEGGDCARTRPYGSNETALEDQSVEQYRIQVEEFEVAEKEGKMKGKRFRLMDTTRAMLMRPDGHPSKYGHWPNENVANDCVHWCLPGPIDSWSDFLFHMFKMEAIRSLEENLQ